Proteins found in one Labeo rohita strain BAU-BD-2019 chromosome 11, IGBB_LRoh.1.0, whole genome shotgun sequence genomic segment:
- the LOC127172903 gene encoding band 4.1-like protein 1 isoform X2, which translates to MRTETGPGTEVPPQHKGTDSTVPESASDGKMAKEDVKPHDDSKDVQDASDRTMSDKSPRSPQKSFKRSKTLPFKVTLLDSSIYEENIEKQCKGQALLDLVCEHLNLLEKDYFGLTYSESDSQKNWLDLSKEIKKQMRTSSWHFNFAVKFYPPDPSQLMEDITRYYLCLQLRNDILSGRLPCSFVTHALLGSYTVQAELGDFDQDDHGSDYVSDFHFAPNQTRELEERVMELHKTYRGMTPAEAEMNFLENAKKLSMYGVDLHHAKDSEGIEIMLGVCANGLLIYRDRLRINRFAWPKILKISYKRSNFYIKIRPGEYEQFESTIGFKLSNHRAAKKLWKVCIEHHTFFRLVSPEPPPKGFLVMGSKFRYSGRTQAQTRQASALIDRPAPHFERSTSKRYLLSRSLDGEFCQPVSMLGEIHDGLSQKSESEQPQFLSGDEADPDLSLDQEQEQDQEHSNSEEIVTTPTRKRDIKESTPLRKQEFLDKSEDVLLKHQASINELKRALREPNSKLMNREKRLSGTSPGGTPEKKAEAVGAGVGEPVNSLSVEGFIQKTLVTSPEGSEEWVLLDYEMEEKGKYKASTPSPPLVIDPLPKEETEKQQEITKMTHIELMREDSDETPLHTKTFACSKISPMEKLSESKENITGEDATTKTKSKLSDDISEKEPTPLAESRPKNKKNTITDFVEESCQHKVRREKRPQSLNLGKSRDFVYETEAKSSNITHDSAESDEDNNTELIKDAVVCHPENFSSTTDTWSSSMTEKLNQPATNTYAAMLLEENAEFDRIMEKDLQIPSQGARMMHESLHDARKSDDARKFVECQEELSTEVKIMNTEDKQENQDSVRGPSKDELKRVKTDIRFEVMKVIMIDDTENEAKSGKAKKKEIEELGLEKKITNLELEESAENQLAMELRKTSQRVTGHARTDITRIVPLKPERVRSQGYKDDLEIEQGSELMKRNFKRYSMNESFVRHFDPSNFESRDASYSQANCTTSLVKANTSQESSLAIKNNCVCSEHQAGSPKKEGVRNDDATNHACKIVHRDLLDTDEGISEVPFSRTTVNQKNTPPTPPVKSKKARESGLFLRNSRNISKDPTLEANKKDLPEPLSTTSALEDPQYDVKQPHSALEDDYNRELAGLKDTYLAIERKCSSMTVSSTSSLEAEVDFTVIMDLHSGMEEFSRGMTKLVEKDKVELGSESFDSTPKSHSTCHMKLQDVSPGSEHILEGHGHQDTEPPPVAKKEPSAVSAAQMLRKGEVKMELHSNGSEALVKDISDHPPVAKKEPSAVSAAQMLRKGEVKMELHSNGSEALVKDISDHKPEESRVKEAKESPVRSNSLERDFVASPLTVTTESITSATTTQVTKTVKGGFAETRIEKRIIITGDDDVDQHQALAMAIQEARQQHPDMLVTKAIVVRETDSSYEEKLRTNES; encoded by the exons ATGAGGACTGAGACAGGGCCTGGGACTGAGGTGCCACCCCAACATAAGGGTACTGACAGTACTGTTCCAGAGTCAGCCTCAGATGGTAAAATGGCAAAAGAG GATGTCAAGCCTCATGATGATTCTAAAGACGTGCAAGATGCATCAGACAGAACAATGTCTGACAAGAGCCCAAGATCCCCTCAGAAAAGCTTCAAACGCTCCAAGACTCTTCCCTTTAAAGTCACTCTTTTGGACAGTTCTATTTATGAAGAGAACATTGAG aAACAGTGTAAGGGGCAGGCTCTCCTGGATCTGGTGTGTGAACATCTAAACTTGTTGGAAAAGGACTATTTCGGCTTGACCTACAGTGAATCTGACAGCCAAAAG AACTGGCTGGACCTGTCCAAAGAGATCAAGAAACAGATGAGAA cATCTTCTTGGCATTTTAATTTTGCTGTCAAGTTTTATCCACCTGACCCCTCCCAGTTAATGGAAGACATTACAAG GTACTACCTGTGTTTGCAGCTGCGAAATGACATCCTCTCTGGCCGTCTACCCTGTTCCTTTGTCACACATGCTCTGCTGGGCTCCTACACCGTGCAAGCCGAACTGGGAGACTTTGATCAAGATGACCATGGTTCAGACTACGTTAGTGACTTCCACTTTGCCCCCAACCAAACTCGAGAACTGGAGGAAAGGGTGATGGAGCTACATAAAACTTACAG GGGAATGACACCTGCTGAGGCAGAAATGAACTTCTTGGAAAATGCAAAGAAACTTTCCATGTATGGCGTCGACCTGCATCATGCCAAG GATTCAGAAGGGATTGAGATCATGCTGGGCGTGTGTGCCAATGGTCTATTAATTTACCGTGACAGACTGAGAATCAATCGATTTGCCTGGCCAAAGATCCTCAAGATCTCCTACAAAAGGAGTAATTTCTACATCAAGATCCGCCCTGGAGAG TATGAGCAATTTGAGAGCACCATTGGCTTCAAGCTTTCTAACCACAGAGCTGCCAAGAAGCTTTGGAAGGTTTGCATTGAGCACCACACCTTTTTCAG GCTAGTGTCTCCTGAGCCACCACCAAAGGGCTTTCTAGTGATGGGTTCAAAGTTCAGATACAGTGGAAGGACCCAGGCCCAAACACGGCAGGCCAGCGCTCTGATAGATCGGCCTGCTCCCCACTTTGAGCGCTCAACTAGCAAGAGATACCTTCTTTCTCGCAGTCTAGATGGAG AGTTTTGTCAACCAGTGTCCATGCTGGGTGAGATTCATGATGGTCTGTCTCAGAAGAGTGAGAGCGAGCAACCGCAGTTTCTTTCTGGAGATGAAGCTGATCCCGACCTCAGTCTGGATCAAGAGCAGGAACAGGATCAAGAGCATAGCAACAGTGAAGAGATTGTTACAACCCCTACAAGGAAAAGGGACATTAAG GAGTCAACCCCTCTACGCAAGCAGGAG TTTCTAGACAAATCAGAAGATGTTCTCTTGAAGCACCAAGCCAGCATCAATGAGCTGAAGAGGGCCCTGAGGGAACCCAACAGTAAACTGATGAACCGGGAAAAGCGTCTGTCAGGAACATCCCCAGGTGGCACTCCAGAGAAGAAGGCA GAGGCTGTTGGTGCAGGGGTAGGGGAACCTGTCAACAGCCTCTCGGTGGAGGGCTTCATCCAGAAGACTCTAGTAACTTCACCCGAG GGCTCTGAAGAATGGGTGTTGCTCGACTATGAAATGGAGGAGAAAGGAAAGTACAAAGCTAGTACGCCTTCACCTCCTCTGGTCATTGATCCCCTTCCAAAGGAGGAGACAGAAAAACAACAGGAAATTACCAAGATGACACACATTGAGCTAATGAGAGAGGACAGTGATGAAACGCCATTGCACACGAAGACTTTTGCATGCTCAAAAATATCACCGATGGAAAAGTTAAGTGAATCTAAGGAAAATATCACAGGGGAAGATGCCACAACCAAGACTAAATCCAAATTGTCTGATGACATATCAGAAAAAGAGCCTACACCACTTGCTGAGTCTCGACCTAAGAACAAGAAGAATACCATTACGGACTTCGTGGAGGAGAGCTGTCAACATAAAGTAAGAAGAGAGAAAAGACCTCAAAGCTTAAACTTGGGAAAGTCAAGGGACTTTGTGTACGAGACAGAAGCCAAAAGTTCAAACATCACACACGATAGTGCAGAGTCTGATGAGGACAATAATACTGAACTTATAAAGGATGCTGTGGTCTGTCATCCTGAAAATTTCAGCTCAACAACAGACACATGGTCATCTTCCATGACTGAAAAGCTAAATCAGCCAGCCACAAATACATATGCTGCAATGCTGCTTGAAGAAAATGCAGAGTTTGACAGAATAATGGAAAAAGACTTGCAGATTCCCAGTCAGGGAGCAAGAATGATGCATGAAAGTTTGCATGATGCAAGAAAGTCTGATGATGCAAGAAAGTTTGTAGAATGTCAAGAGGAGTTATCCACTGAAGTGAAGATTATGAACACTGAAGACAAACAAGAAAACCAAGATTCAGTCAGGGGTCCTAGCAAAGATGAGCTGAAAAGAGTCAAGACTGATATTAGATTTGAAGTCATGAAGGTCATCATGATCGATGATACAGAGAACGAAGCGAAATCTGGGAAAgcaaagaagaaagaaattgaAGAGTTGGGTCTTGAAAAGAAGATAACAAATTTGGAACTGGAGGAATCTGCAGAAAACCAGCTGGCCATGGAACTAAGAAAGACCAGCCAGAGAGTTACTGGACATGCGAGAACGGATATAACAAGAATTGTTCCATTGAAACCTGAGAGAGTGAGGAGCCAAGGCTACAAAGATGACCTAGAGATTGAACAAGGCTCTGAACTAATGAAAAGAAACTTTAAAAGATACAGTATGAATGAATCTTTTGTGCGGCACTTTGACCCCAGTAACTTCGAGAGCAGGGACGCCAGCTATTCCCAAGCAAACTGCACCACAAGTCTAGTAAAAGCTAATACAAGTCAGGAATCATCTTTAGCTATCAAGAACAACTGTGTGTGCTCGGAGCATCAAGCGGGTTCACCAAAAAAAGAGGGTGTACGGAATGACGACGCTACAAATCATGCCTGCAAAATAGTCCACCGAGATCTTCTGGATACTGATGAGGGAATTTCAGAAGTTCCCTTCTCAAGAACCACAGTCAACCAAAAAAATACCCCTCCAACACCTCCAGTCAAATCAAAGAAAGCAAGAGAATCAGGTCTGTTTCTGCGCAATAGTCGCAATATCAGCAAAGACCCAACTCTTGAAGCCAACAAAAAGGACCTTCCG GAGCCTCTGTCCACTACTTCTGCTCTTGAAGACCCGCAATATGATGTAAAG CAGCCTCACTCTGCCCTGGAGGACGATTACAATCGTGAGCTTGCTGGTTTGAAGGACACCTACCTGGCCATCGAGAGAAAATGTTCAAGTATGACTGTCAGCTCCACTTCAAGCCTGGAAGCTGAGGTGGATTTCACTGTCATTATGGACTTACACAGTGGCATGGAGGAATTTTCTAGAGGCATGACTAAGCTGGTCGAGAAGGACAAAGTTGAGCTGGGCAGCGAGAGTTTTGACAGCACTCCCAAGTCTCACTCCACTTGTCATATGAAATTGCAAGATGTATCGCCTGGAAGTGAACACATCCTTGAAGGTCACGGTCATCAAGATACAGAACCT cCCCCTGTTGCCAAGAAAGAACCCAGTGCAGTGAGTGCAGCCCAGATGTTGAGAAAAGGAGAAGTTAAAATGGAACTGCATTCTAATGGATCTGAGGCTCTTGTCAAAGACATCTCTGATCAT cCCCCTGTTGCCAAGAAAGAACCCAGTGCAGTGAGTGCAGCCCAGATGTTGAGAAAAGGAGAAGTTAAAATGGAACTGCATTCTAATGGATCTGAGGCTCTTGTCAAAGACATCTCTGATCAT AAACCGGAAGAGAGCAGAGTTAAAGAGGCAAAAGAGTCCCCC gTAAGGTCAAACAGTCTAGAACGAGACTTTGTTGCTTCTCCTCTCACCGTCACTACAGAAAGCATTACCTCAGCAACCACGACTCAAGTGACCAAG ACAGTGAAAGGAGGTTTTGCAGAGACCAGGATTGAAAAAAGGATCATCATAACAGGAGATGATGATGTGGATCAACATCAA GCTCTCGCCATGGCAATACAGGAGGCCAGACAGCAGCACCCTGATATGCTGGTGACTAAGGCAATAGTGGTCAGGGAAACTGACTCTTCATATGAAGAGAAACTTCGAACAAATGAG TCTTGA